The following are encoded in a window of Arcobacter arenosus genomic DNA:
- the nrfD gene encoding NrfD/PsrC family molybdoenzyme membrane anchor subunit: protein MNFLRSIIPFNEVSLKDLFTFEKRFSNVTMALLTLGLLALFIAGAAIYFIEGHHSYNVYKQHPWGLIIGMYVFFVVSSTGLCIMSSLGHVFGIKEFEIIGKRAILGAIVTICSGFVVIALEIGHPIRMVIYNVLTPNFTSAIWWMGTLYGLYLCFIIMEFIFLMRDDHKWSKFFGLGGLLVGIAAHSNLGAVFGFLIARPIANGVFFPIYFILSAMITGSYLLFLMYGFRYKMDFPEEVKVMLTKLAKILGLLLAILMFFEIWRMFTTIYGGMPDKAEAAWHILTGPNFLIGEVLLGMVIPFIVILASKGKNIKGMVWASVTGMIGIFFMRYDLVHDTQLMPLNPLKLREYSVAPEFIEYFPSFSEIGIAIGGIGVCFVMYYFAEKLFNLDHDKKQH, encoded by the coding sequence ATGAATTTTTTAAGATCAATTATTCCTTTTAATGAGGTCTCTTTAAAAGACTTATTTACATTTGAAAAAAGATTTAGTAATGTAACAATGGCTTTATTAACTTTAGGATTGTTAGCTCTATTTATTGCTGGAGCTGCTATTTATTTTATTGAAGGACACCATTCATACAATGTATATAAACAACACCCTTGGGGATTGATAATTGGTATGTATGTATTCTTTGTTGTATCAAGTACAGGATTATGTATTATGTCTTCACTAGGACATGTATTTGGTATAAAAGAGTTTGAAATTATTGGTAAAAGAGCAATTTTAGGTGCAATTGTAACTATTTGTAGTGGTTTTGTTGTAATTGCTTTAGAGATTGGTCACCCAATAAGAATGGTTATTTATAATGTTTTAACTCCAAACTTCACATCTGCTATTTGGTGGATGGGTACGTTATACGGATTGTATTTATGTTTTATTATTATGGAATTCATCTTTTTAATGAGAGATGACCATAAATGGTCTAAGTTCTTTGGACTTGGAGGTTTACTAGTTGGTATTGCGGCACACTCAAATTTAGGTGCTGTATTTGGTTTTCTTATTGCAAGACCCATTGCTAATGGTGTTTTCTTCCCAATCTATTTTATCCTATCAGCAATGATTACAGGATCATATCTATTATTCTTAATGTATGGATTTAGATATAAAATGGATTTTCCAGAAGAAGTTAAAGTGATGCTAACTAAATTAGCAAAAATCTTGGGATTATTATTAGCAATATTAATGTTCTTTGAAATTTGGAGAATGTTTACAACAATTTATGGTGGAATGCCAGACAAAGCAGAAGCTGCATGGCATATCTTAACAGGACCTAATTTCTTAATTGGTGAAGTATTACTTGGAATGGTAATTCCATTTATTGTAATCTTAGCTAGTAAAGGAAAAAATATAAAAGGTATGGTTTGGGCATCAGTAACTGGTATGATTGGTATTTTCTTTATGAGATATGATTTAGTTCATGATACACAATTAATGCCACTTAACCCTCTTAAATTAAGAGAGTATTCTGTAGCACCTGAATTTATTGAGTATTTTCCATCATTTTCAGAAATTGGAATTGCAATTGGTGGAATTGGTGTTTGCTTTGTAATGTATTACTTTGCAGAGAAACTATTTAATTTAGATCACGATAAAAAACAACATTAA
- a CDS encoding rhodanese-like domain-containing protein translates to MKMILRSLVVVGLLTTGVLANDPGALTKPSAKVQSMIDKFGLKMVDYNYVKARLGKGTKNTASIVLVDARPAKKYMGGTIPSSINIPDTDYANYVGQLKDTPKNKEIVVYCGGWNCGKSPKVANMLKKDGFTNVKLYQAGEPEWNKLNYREVGLPVIKAVQAKNSGVIIDARPFPKYLQETIPGAIAIPDTQVEELKGRFPVNHSEKIITFCGGFKCAKSHIVAKKLISMGYSDVSVYAAGMPEWKKAGLATTKSASTAKAPVKAEGPKFSKNGAKLSIDEGGVDGEWFYGLYKAGNVPSYIQIVDIRDAAEYKEGHLKGAINVPAEKASAKEFYEKLPKGKTLVFHCSAGGRSVEAWQKLQGAKYDVSEIFYFDANIDCKGTECKVEVNEPIG, encoded by the coding sequence ATGAAAATGATTCTTAGAAGTTTAGTAGTAGTTGGTTTATTAACTACAGGTGTTTTAGCAAACGACCCAGGGGCTTTAACAAAGCCTAGTGCAAAAGTACAAAGTATGATTGACAAGTTTGGTCTTAAGATGGTTGATTACAACTATGTTAAAGCAAGACTTGGTAAGGGAACAAAAAATACAGCTAGTATAGTTTTAGTTGATGCTAGACCAGCTAAAAAATATATGGGTGGAACAATTCCAAGTTCAATTAACATCCCTGATACTGATTATGCAAATTATGTTGGACAGTTAAAAGATACTCCAAAAAATAAAGAGATTGTTGTTTATTGTGGTGGATGGAATTGTGGTAAATCTCCAAAAGTAGCAAATATGCTAAAAAAAGATGGATTTACAAATGTAAAATTATATCAAGCAGGTGAACCTGAGTGGAACAAATTAAATTATAGAGAAGTTGGTCTTCCTGTTATTAAAGCAGTACAAGCTAAAAATAGTGGAGTTATTATTGATGCAAGACCATTCCCTAAATATTTACAAGAAACAATCCCAGGAGCAATTGCTATTCCAGATACTCAAGTTGAAGAGTTAAAAGGAAGATTTCCTGTAAACCATAGTGAAAAAATTATCACTTTCTGTGGTGGATTTAAATGTGCAAAATCTCATATTGTTGCAAAAAAATTAATCTCTATGGGATATAGTGATGTATCTGTATATGCTGCAGGTATGCCAGAATGGAAAAAAGCTGGATTAGCTACAACTAAATCTGCATCAACAGCTAAAGCGCCTGTAAAAGCAGAAGGACCTAAGTTTTCTAAAAATGGAGCAAAACTAAGTATTGACGAAGGTGGAGTTGATGGTGAATGGTTCTATGGTTTATATAAAGCTGGTAATGTTCCTTCATATATCCAAATTGTTGATATTAGAGATGCAGCTGAATATAAAGAAGGTCACCTAAAAGGTGCTATTAATGTACCAGCTGAAAAAGCAAGCGCTAAAGAGTTTTATGAAAAACTACCAAAAGGTAAAACTTTAGTATTCCATTGTAGTGCTGGTGGTAGATCTGTAGAAGCTTGGCAAAAATTACAAGGTGCGAAATATGATGTTTCTGAGATTTTCTATTTTGATGCAAATATAGATTGTAAAGG